Proteins encoded together in one Pectinophora gossypiella chromosome 20, ilPecGoss1.1, whole genome shotgun sequence window:
- the LOC126376279 gene encoding collagenase-like, with product MAVVQYLGFVFLLGFVQGNPLSEGSPAFIEDLRNARIVAGWEAQDGQIPHQVNVRMVNAAGGVNSCGGSVIHHEWVITAAHCVANRFTFVVRIGLTNLTRPEYVVETSKKFIHPRYIEIIAGVQTDDIALLGLDRYIPYGPFVQPCRLQNSETRNVDYTGVRFTVSGYGLTDDLVNGGASSEILRWVHLRGISNAECLRWYPNSGIVQEQTICAEYYNNTAQSSCQGDSGGPLTIVDVDGKPTMVGVVSFGSSAGCNSPFPSAYVRPGHYHDWFAEITGLNFDWKSEDLEASQSSEEKTSEEDSEEEQRDKPIVVDFFLR from the exons ATGGCGGTAGTGCAATATTTGGGTTTTGTATTCCTTCTGGGATTTGTTCAG GGTAACCCACTCTCAGAGGGTTCACCAGCCTTCATTGAAGACCTGCGTaatg CCAGGATCGTAGCAGGCTGGGAGGCTCAGGATGGGCAGATCCCTCATCAGGTCAACGTGCGCATGGTGAAtgccgccggcggggtcaacTCCTGCGGCGGGTCCGTCATCCATCACGAGTGGGTCATAACTGCTGCCCATTGCGTGGCCAA CCGCTTCACGTTCGTGGTTCGCATCGGGCTGACCAACCTGACCCGTCCGGAGTACGTCGTGGAGACCAGCAAGAAGTTCATCCACCCGCGCTACATCGAGATCATCGCTGGAGTCCAAACCGATGACATTGCCCTGCTCGGCCTCGACAGATACATACCATATGGAC CATTCGTCCAACCCTGTCGCCTGCAGAACTCTGAGACCAGGAACGTCGACTACACTGGCGTCAGATTCACCGTCAGCGGATACGGGCTTACTGACGACCTCGTCAATG GTGGCGCGTCATCGGAGATCCTCCGCTGGGTGCACCTGCGAGGCATCTCCAACGCGGAGTGCCTCCGCTGGTACCCCAACAGCGGCATCGTCCAGGAACAGACCATCTGCGCCGAGTACTACAACAACACAGCCCAGTCTTCTTGCcag GGTGACAGTGGCGGTCCGCTGACTATCGTGGACGTGGATGGCAAGCCCACCATGGTGGGAGTGGTCAGCTTTGGCTCCAGCGCTGGATGCAACAGCCCCTTCCCTTCAG CTTACGTCCGTCCAGGCCATTACCACGACTGGTTCGCTGAAATCACCGGTCTGAACTTCGACTGGAAAAGCGAAGATCTAGAAGCTTCTCAGAGTTCTGAAGAAAAAACGAGTGAAGAAGACAGTGAAGAGGAACAACGGGATAAGCCTATTGTTGTCGATTTCTTCcttcgttaa